The window TATCCAGCACCACTGCTTCATCCTGGAGTGCATTTTTGTCCAAAAGATTTTCACCAGGCAACATCCTGGGCTGTTCAGTTTGTACTTTAGGCTCACAAATGTCATCTAGAAGTGATGGCAAAGCTGGCAAAGCAGTGAGGTTAACACCTTCTTTGTTGTCCTTGTCTCCACTTGGCATTGGGAAATGGCATtggttttcaaaatgtattaGCTGTTCTTTAGATAAACCCGGTTCTGCATTACCTGGACTAATTAAATTGCTTTCCTCTGCAGCAGTAGTACTGTCAAACTCAGTTTTTGGAACATCTTCTGAAGCGGCAATAATCATTATAGACAGTTCATTGTCAGAAGCAGGAGTAAGATTCAATGTTTCTGGGCTCCAAGAATGAGCCGGTTGTAGCTCAGGTGTTTCTAGGCTCATCTGATTGCCACTATTTATAACACAAACACATTCACTTTCCTCCACCTTCATCTTACTACTGCTTGAGCTATTTACCTTGCTGTGTAACTTCATCTGAGATTTGTCACTTAAACATTCCTTGATAGAGATCATTTCTGGAAAGGTATCCGATAAACAATATTCATGAATGCTTGTCACTGGTTTTTCTTCCTGAACTATCTTCTCTTGAGTAGCTCTGTTGAAAATCCCAGACCCTAAAGGCAACGTGAATCCTTCTGTTTTATGGTTACTATCTCGTTCTTCATTTTCATTGCTTCCATCAACAGCTTCCAATACCTGCATAAAGTCTGGTATTTCTTTAACCACGGGGCTATCCCTGCCACCTGCATTGTTTTCAGCCGAAGGGTGGGGTAACTCTGCAGTCAGAGCACTTCGAACTGTTTTCTCAAATATTTTGCTAATATGCTCCCTGAAATCAAAAAAGCCCATACCGAAGGCCCTGGAAGTGGGAAAATTACACTCCTTTTCAGAGGTCTCTGCATGCTGCTTAGGAATATCTGTTTCCATCTTGGGGATGCTAACATTATCTACAAAAACAAATTTGCTTTTTTCTGCATTCCCTGTGTTTTTTACGATCTCACTGTGCTTGTCATCTGTACAGGTAATATTTGTTGCAATACCCTCATTACAGCCTGCTTGCTTACCAAGAGATGAAAGGCTCAGAAGTCTCTCTTCTAAGCTTGAAAAGCTGACGTGAGATTCTCCCGAGCTGTCACACTGCTGGGCTTTGATGTTTTCATCACTGTTTGCTCCTTTTGTTTTAATTGCAGCGATCTCAGTCTGCAGCTTCTTTAAATTAAATGGTGACAAACTTCCTTCAAACTGCCCCATCTCAACAGAATCTTGCACAGTCTCTTCTGAATGGAACCCTTGGTTAGGAAGCACATATTCTTTCCCAGATTCTGAGACTGCCTTTGAAGGAATATTGTCTGAATCCAGTACTTCAGGGTTCATttgatctgctgtgcttttctCTGTTGAAGTATCCTCTAAACATAaaggtgaagcagcagcagcggcagaaaCCTGCAGATCAGAACTGGTATCTACAACATGTTGGCATGCTGTAACTTCCAGCTCATCTCTCTGTAATTCACACACAATGCCATCATTCATGCAGTTTGTAGGTTGCTGGCTCACTCCGGTGTGCTGATCACATGGAAGTGCCAGTGTAGAAAGATCTGTTAGTTGTGCTTGAGAGCCATCAGGTGGAAACTCAGTCTTTTGAATACTATCTGTTCTATACAAAGTATTGTTAGAAGTGGATTCAGATAACACAGGAGGATATTCCTGAGCAGTTATGAAAGTAACATCCCTTTCAAAACTCGTTTTTCCATGTTCATCATCTTTCATGATTATTTCATCGACTAAACTCATACCCTCTTTTATTTCTATATCTGAAGTTTTTTCTGCCAGTTCTGTTGTCCTACTTGGCAGGTCAAGGTCATTTCTGCTGCTCTTAGAATCATCTTCTGCACACGTTATTTTGAAATCCATCAGCAAAGTTTGTGGCACAACACTGGCAGGGACTGTTTTCTCTGTCCCTGGAATGCATTCTGCAGCACTGATATTGCTTCTATTGGGGCTGTCTGCCACTCCACATAAACCACCTGTTTGCCTGTTTAGGGTACATTCTTTAGCAAATACATCATGAAAACCTGCTTCTTCATGAAGACTGTCTGAAATCAAATAATTAGAATCCTCCTGCTTCAACTTGCTTGACAAGGAACATTTAAGAGGGCTGTTTTCTGCCTTTGCATCTATTAGAGCTTGGAAGTTGCTGTCTTGCACAGCATCTCCCATGGATTCAAGAATACTTGGCAAAAGGGCATTTTTATCTGCAACAGTTGTGGGATTGTTTGGTTTTGTCTCTTGCCCACAAAATACTGTTTGGGGTTTGGGTAGAATGTTTCCAATTACTTCCACTTCGCTTCCACATTGCTCCTGATGGTCACTGGGTTTGCTTAACTCCAGTGAATGTTCCCTTTGGGGACATGTTCCATTAGGCTCTTCTTCATCAGAACCTGTAGCTGTTTTAAGATGGTCAGTTTCAAGGGTTTTGAGTTCTGTGTTTGAACTTTGCTGTTGATTATTGCAGAGATTGCTGCTCTCTTTTTGTTCCACTGGCAAAGATGATATCAAAAGATCTGCCTTTTTTTGTACATCCACATCCTTGCTTGGAAGTGTTTCTAAAGATGCTTCACCATCATCGCTCATTGGTGGATAATTATGCTGCCTAATGCAGCTATCATGTAAGTCTCCAAAAATAAACTTCAGTTGCTGAGAACCAGTATCCTCTGAGCTTAGTGGTGGGCTATCAGAATAATCCTCTTTCATGCTTTGGTCATTTTTTTCAGTCACTTGTTCCTGCTGTAGGGAGTCCAGTGTGCTTTGGGGTTTCTGTGCCAAAGTTGTATCATCTGCCTggcttttcatttctgttttgtatTCCTTGTGACCAGTTTCATTACTTTCTTTCATAGCCTCAACATTGCTTGGTTCAGCAGCAGTCACAGGTACAGAGACAGCATCGTCGTCCGATATTAGACTATGCTTTTTGCTTTCAGATGAAGATGTGTCTGCCTGGATGTTTGTTTTTTCTAATGAATCACATTCAGCAATCCCTGCCTGTTCTTTTGAGTCCTGATGCTCAAATTCTGCTTTATGAGCTGGTGTTTTTCCTTCAAATGCTGCATTCCCTTTAGATGTTATTTCATGCATAGCTTTGCCTTCCAACTCCCATTCAGTTCTTTTTGCAAATGTGTGTTCCCAGGATTCATCTCGTTTATTTTGCATAACAGCATTGTTCTCAGAGTACAGCAGCAGTGAACCATGCACATCTACTAAACTAACTTCCTCTGTCATGTTACAAGCTGGAGAGCTGAGTGCTATGTCTTCTGCATTGGGGTTCAAAAGCTCACAGCTCTTTGGGCATTCTTCCTCTGGTAAATGGACTGCTTCGACAAACAGAAGGCTTTTATCCTCTCTCTCATGTGTGGCTGTTTTCTCACTCTCTGATTGCTGTTCAGGTGATTTCTCTTCAGATGCATTAGGATTATATTCTGAACCACAGCCTCTTTTCAAACTGTTGCCACTGGCATCAGTTTTGACACTGTTTACTAGAGAGCTCCAGTAATCATGCCAGTTAGCATCAGGGCTGTCCTGCCTTTCGTTAATATCAAAGGTCAATAATGTTGTCTGAGAAAGGTTTGTCCCTTCAGGTGTAACAGGACTTGTTATAACTACTTTCTCCTGACTTCTACCCTCTCCCAAAGAAATGTCATCATTTTCCTCAGGTACTGTATTTTCTTTTTTGATAAAGTCAGGAAGCCTACTCTCGCTGGTGAAGtctcttccatttccccccagtgaCAATCTTTTATCTACTGCAGAATCTTCCTTCATAAAGTTCACAATATTTTCTGGGTCAGATGGAGTGATGGTTTCTCCAGTCACACGCTCAACTGTTGTGCTTCCATCACTGTCAGCTTGCTCCATTTTGTGCTCAGATGTAGTACTAGCTTTTTGCAGTTCCTTTTCCTTAGGTGACAGGGGCTTGCTGGGAGGCTTGGAGTTTACCAGTAAACCTGCATTGTCATTTTCTCTTTCACAGACAAGCGGAGTTTCTGTTTTCTTACTAGTGGCTTGATGTGTGCACTGATTTTCAGATAGAGAATCCTTGATATTTTCTTTTATCACTGTTTGCAGGGGCATATCTGAATGGCTAAGGGACAAATTGGACACAGTGGCACAGGCCCCAAACTGCTCCCCACTTTTCTCAGGGAAAGCTTGTTTTGGTACATCACCTTTGCCTGTGGTTGAATTTCCACTACATTCATAGATGGTGGCTCTGAACTCAGCAAAACTCTGACCATCAACAACTGCTCCATATTTTTCAATGTCTGAACCTCCTGTTGTGGAATAATTTGGGATTAAGGTTTCCTTTTTCATTAGCAGGCTGCCTACACCATCTGTGATCTGTCCACCTAGTTTTATTGCAGCCTGCTCCTCGTGACCCACTTCCAAAACTCCTGCCTCCTGGCTGGTCTCCTGAGTGGTATCATAATCTCCCTCTTCTGTACTCTCGGGTAATGGGATGACATTTGCTTCCCTCTTGTCACTCAGCTGTTCACTCTGCTGTAATGGCTCTAATTCACTTGAAATGCCTTGTGCAATTCTAGCTCCTGGCAACCAAGTAGCATCTGAAGAAGAACTAAGTTCCAAGCCGAAATTACCTGACTCTCTCTTATCCTTTCTTGCAAAAGTGGCAGCATTCTGGTTAGCATCTAAGTCATTGTCCAGAGATACAGCAAGAGCAGTTTTTGTGTGTTTGTCATTCACAGAGGTTGGATATGGCACCAGGGCAGGTAAACCATCATAGCTACTTGTAAGACTCACTACAGTGTATTCCTTAGTGCATTCCACCAAGGGCACTGATACAGGCTGGCTTCCATTGTTTGTTTCTTCAACCCATCCCAGGAAGTCAGGCACAGCTTGTTCTTCTTGTTCATGCAAGATGTGACTCAACGCTGTTACCTCTGGAGGCACTGCAAGTCTGTTTGCGCTGGGTAATTCTTCAGTAGCAAAGCTACAGAGGGCTTCATTACTAAGGCTGCCAACAATGGAaacatgtattcatttaaaaTTGGCATAAAGAAcagaagacacacacaaaaagatcatGCCACAGAAATTTCAAAGCCATGCAGCACATGCAGTGAAAAGCTGGCTGtctcctttcatgaggcaagagaGTCATAAAGTCTGCAATACTTCAGAGAGCATCATTACATGGAAATATACTCCCTCAGTGTTTTCTGCTGTCTATCACAATAGGTATGTGGATTAACTTTCTACAGATCATTTTTCTTCACGACTTTTTCTCTTCATTCCATAACAGAGAAAGACATACAATGAAACCTGAGATTAGTACAGAACATGGAAAACTCATGACTGAATTTTTGATGAGAGACAGCAGTATGGAGTGATGTTATTGTTCTTGGGTCAAAAAGGTTCAAGTTACTCAAGTTACACTCTTTTTGATGCACATTTCTGTCTCTTCCTGAATTACGCAATTGAGTCTGCAATCTTATACTTAATTACTTGAGAGTAACCCCATTGAATATAATGGGACCTATTGCTTAGTAAATATGTATAGAATTATGGTGCACAAGACCCAAATAAACCCAGGTGGCCATTCTGGCACCCAAGATTAAACATTAGGCACATAAGAGGAGCTCCTGtttggtctagatcaggggtgcacaactcaaatgccccagtgggccagtccaaccatgacttggcttgcacgggccgaggtcaattttcagtgtattatgacattaaaattattaaaaacattaatggAAGCAACTGTTAGTTACAGTACTTACGGATCTTCCCCTTTGTCAAAGGACCCACAGTTTTAACCAAAGAGAGCACCCATAAAATAGGCCCTATCCCTGCTcggtcagtggggcacctggagcgcatgccagccccaaataaatatcaagtcatctcctcctcttcctcaatcACAGTTGATTTTAAGCTCCAATTCTAGGCATGCAGTCTTGGAGCTCTTCATGGATCTTGCTGTTAATAGTTCCTGTTAATGGATACTCCTACCTTGGAGCCAGCAAAAAGGttcctgtgggccagatctggccccggggccttatgttgtgcaggcctggtctagatagaTCAACAAAATCTTTCTCATAGTGGCCAAacaggtgcctctgggaaaccctaaTGGTCAGGGGACTTTTTAGCACATGTGGACTTTGCTTTTAGGACCAAAGCAAACCTATATAGTAATACTGATGTTTGATTGCACTTGGATAGGCATGAACCACTCTTTCTTCTCTTAGAGAAGCTTATTTGCCAGTCCGGATATAGAGTTATGAAATATTCATCCagtctgaattgggctttttaaaaacaagtctgcacactttaaaaaattaGTGTTGAATGTGTTATTATACCCAAACTTTAGAAATACACCAAATAAGACCTATATGCAGAACGAAGATTGTCATCATATTGATGATATCAGTGCATATTCATTTGTAAGCTTTCTTCTTCTCTAAGGAACTGACAAGTACCCTGGAGTAAGGGAAGACAATTGAATTCACTCTCTGCTAGCTTCCTATCAGCCATCCTATCAGTTGCTCTACTTTCACAAACTGCACATTACATTTAAAGAATGATCAGCCCAGGCTGAATTTATTTTAGTCAATAGCAGCTGCAAAGATGGTCCCTGTGGCTTGGTACTGTGCCAGAGGGAGGCAGGGTTAACTTTCTCAAATCCCCTCACCATGATCCTGACCCAAAGGAGAACCCAGTTATTTtatttcgggggcgggggggaagcccTCATTGGTGTCAATGGCAGGTTTCTGCCACAGGGAAAATAGCAGGTGGACTGGGAAACCTTGAAGACTAGGGCCATGAGGGggttaattctctctctctctctctctctctcactcacacacacacacatttgcagcCTCAATTTGCGGAAGACAAACTTACTGTTATTAGCTAAAAAAAACTAAGCATGTCAGGGTAATAATGCTTTACAGTATATGTCTTGTTTAGTGTGTCCCCAAGAGAATGGCCAGACAAGAGGGAgcatcttctccttctccagctgCCCCAAAGTAGCCTGTTGGTTACATCACTAGTTTATATGGAATGCCTGCCTAACCACGCTGGTCAACTGGAATTTGCTCCCCGTGACCACACAGAAAAAGTATCGTAAACTAGGAAAGAGCTGAATCTATCATTTCTTCCACAGCCTTTATATGCCACACATTAAATAAGGGCATGTGTGAACCAAAGGCCCGGTAAAAAATATGCTTTTGGCAAGTAACTTTTTAAGGACCTAGTTTCAAGTATTACCCTTGTGATTCttagctgaccccccccccaagcccccgCAAAAGCACAACTGTTTACAAGCCCAGTACTGGGGAATGCAGAATGAAGAATCCAGACAGGCACATTGTAGAGATGAGGCAGGAGGCAAATCCTCACTTTAAATGTTTTGGTAGAAAGGAAAGACAGTTTTgccaaagagagagaaatatgtgTTGAGAGGAGTTCAATCACATGAGAGGGTAAACTCTTCAAATGCTtataggggagggggaagggatgtGCACCCATGGGTAGACATATAGTAAATGACAAAGACACAAGGCCTAAGAGGCTCATGTTATTAGCTTCCAGTGTTTCTGAGGACCCATTCGAATGACAACTGAAACAGTGGGTTGGCTTACCTGAGGTTAACCTCAGAAGCCAAAAATTATACCACAGACGATCTGGCAGCTGCAATTCCATTGCTTCCACCTGcaattcctcctccctcttccaatGAGTGCATCACTTGCCCAGCAACCACTGGCTCTAATATGAGAGGGGACATGCTTGTCAGAGGAGCTTCTCCCCAGGTTACTGCATTCGAACAACACAATGGGGTCAGCAGAGTTGCAATTCCAGCAACGTACCaaacttcaaactgagggttcagtctgtggtttgaaggtggcaacGGAACCATGGTTGTGGCATTTTCCCACATTCAGACGATGAGAAACGCCAATCTCAGGTAAGTGTAACTGAGGGTTGGCATGTATTCTGAACTGGGCCTAAGTTCTGATGCTAATAATCGAGGctcacttccaagtaaacatggttTAGGCTAGAATCCAAGACTTTAAAAACAGGATGGGCCACAGCATTTCTGCTCCTAATTGCATGTCTCTACCTTGTGTAAGGTCCAACAGGTTCAAGCACACTAGGAGTAgccacttccccacccccccacccccgaatatGGATTTACAAGTTCATGACCTGTCTGGTCCCATGCTGATAATTTGATAGAGCTAGATTAGCAGACTCACTTACCAAAGCAGATTTTCAGGGAAGGGTGCTAAGCGGTTTAAACCTTATGCATTGATTATAGCACACTTAATACTTCTGTCCCTCTTCATATTGTATTTGAATTCAGTCTTGCTTGCTCATCTAACTCAGGCAAATTAAACTGCAGGATTTCAGAAGATTGCAAAAATGTAGTCCGAGGATGCTAGTGAAAGCTATTCTGGCCACAAACATATTGGGTTACTCAACAGTGTGAAGAGCTACATGTGGTCACTTCACCTTTGTTAGTTGATCTAGTGCCCCTCCCGACACCCCGCACTAAGATGGACTGGAATAAATTAAAGCTTATCTTTAGCATGTGTAATTACTTAGCTCCTCTTGAAAAACAGAGCAGGAAAAAACCATGTTCTGTTTAAGTTGCTTAATCTCACAGTCTATTCTGGCTTTGATCCATAAAACTGCAAACCAGTGAGGTCCTATTATCAACTATGCCACAAAGAGCATCAGGCATAAGCTGTTCCTACAGCTGAGACTGGGAAGGTCCCCACTAATGGATCATGgcaagtatatttatttattatatagcACTAAAGCCTTCTACAGCATGCATGGCTGATAtctaaaatattatttataattTAATGTATTCTAATATAGCTAAAATATGGCTTCTTTCCATGAAAAGACACAAAGACAAATAACTGGTATGCAGGAGAAAACTACTAGTTGATTTCTGGAAACACTGAAAAAATTCAACTTTAAAAGTCTAGAGTCTTACtatcatcaatttgcctggattAACCTGTTATTATGGGGACTTCCGAAGCTAATAACTCAGGAAATACTGGATTGTTTTTTTCCACAACAGAGGATTCTACTTCAGCATATACcggaagttttaaaaacatttaaatggcCAATTTAAAAATTACAAGATATGTGATCCGATGACAACAAAAGCATAGCATATAGTTTTCTAGAGCTAAAGGgtcagtttttaaactgttgcatcTCAGCTGTGTCTCTTCTTATGTAGCTGATGTCTGCAAACAGTCAGGCAGATCTGACAGATGGTTTCAGTTTTATGATCAATAGAATGTTTTGTTTGTAATGGTTAAAATAACTCATCTTAACTGTATTGTAATCTATGATTAAGAAATGAAAAGGGAATAAAGATCCCTTTATATGTGACAGTAAGCAACTGTATGGTAGTTGTAAACAACTAATCTCTATCATTGATACAGTTTAGATGTGATGTGGGAGCACATGTTTTTGCTTACACAAAAGCCATCCCTATATCTACACCCATGTGGGCCAACTGCTCATGGATCTCAGAGCTGCAGCTTCCAAACTCAGATAGCTCACTGATTATGGGTGTTAACACAAATCTGTTGTCTTTAAGGACTATGGATGTCCATGCCCAGATCCAGAAGACCTGTCAGAATTTCATGGAAGAAAGAATGTCAGGCATTGCCTCTTTACCCAAGATAATGCTGTTATGATGGGAAAAGCCACATCTGGTGGAATTTTTTCTTCAATGTAACTTTTAAAGTACATGCACATGTTCACAAAAGTGTATATAATGAACATATCATAGGTGTTCAGTGAGATGATGTACCCACTCGTGCCCCATCCACCAATGCCCACACATAGTGGCATTTAATTGTGATGTAACACAGGTCTTTCTGTGTGATAAGCCCATACATACAATCCATACTGCTCAACACTGGAGACTACAAATTGTGCTTTTTAAGCATCAGAATGGGTCACATTCATAAAATGTCAGGTGTGCACTGAGGCTGGGAACTCTGTTTGAATGGCTCATTTACTTTTGCGTCCATGTACACCAGCCTTTAAAAATACACAAACCCTTTCAGGGTTCAAGGCTGGCAAGGTCACAAACCATGTtccaatgtaatgtctgaatttaATGTTTTCCCACTTGGGTTTAGTGGATTAACTATCTCAACAAGCTGAAAAGTCTTCATATTTGCTGAACAATGCCTTTCACCCTTATGGAATCAATATTAAAGAAGAGATCAAATAGAACAACCACAGTTAGCAGACAGCCTCTTCCACCCACTCTGTTGTTATGAAGTTGCTGGGTTAATGCAAGCACTCAGGCCTTGGTGCCCTAGACAAAAGTGGCCTCTGctatatcaagcagcagagtCATGCAAAAAATTAGACCAGTGGGAAAGCCACCTGGCAAACATGGAGATACCCCCAGTGAATCATGTGCATGAGTATGAGTTCCTGACAAACCAAATGCAAAAAGCATGTGAGTGGAGTAACCTTTTGTCTACTCAGACACCTCAAAATGCAATCAAAGACAGGGCCCCAAAGCAGTTATGCAGTCTAGTCACAACAGAGCTCTTTTGTCCTGCACTACCACTGAACAGCCACAGATGCACCCACACCCATCTCAGGCCCAGACTCCTTTGTCCTTTTCAGACTTTAACATCTACCTGACTTCGTAATTTTGCAGGGGATGCAACCTAACAATAGATGCCATTTCCCCAATTCTTTTGTGTGTGTCATCCAGGCAGCAGCATTGCCCAGTGATACTGctgtgggcaggggcgtatctagggtagggcaggcagggcacgtgctccgggcgccacttgaagggggtgccattttgtaaaattaaaaaaaaaaatttaaatgactgccgaaaacaaaatggctgccatgcatgctcaaatggcctctgtgacgccctaggtcatgccaggcattgcagaggccatttgagcatgcacggtggccattttgttttcagtggcca of the Hemicordylus capensis ecotype Gifberg chromosome 3, rHemCap1.1.pri, whole genome shotgun sequence genome contains:
- the TACC2 gene encoding transforming acidic coiled-coil-containing protein 2 isoform X1, whose amino-acid sequence is MGNENSGPENQDIPPAPSVPDSAPLPGNEREVKKKRQRKKSTDRLGRQDNLDTLPLDSAASLPLPDNGSSLTAGDTAGGGWPVVSDWKEWDPYQALIPNNLLFAGLDVSEDSGSQAPVISSLSNEALCSFATEELPSANRLAVPPEVTALSHILHEQEEQAVPDFLGWVEETNNGSQPVSVPLVECTKEYTVVSLTSSYDGLPALVPYPTSVNDKHTKTALAVSLDNDLDANQNAATFARKDKRESGNFGLELSSSSDATWLPGARIAQGISSELEPLQQSEQLSDKREANVIPLPESTEEGDYDTTQETSQEAGVLEVGHEEQAAIKLGGQITDGVGSLLMKKETLIPNYSTTGGSDIEKYGAVVDGQSFAEFRATIYECSGNSTTGKGDVPKQAFPEKSGEQFGACATVSNLSLSHSDMPLQTVIKENIKDSLSENQCTHQATSKKTETPLVCERENDNAGLLVNSKPPSKPLSPKEKELQKASTTSEHKMEQADSDGSTTVERVTGETITPSDPENIVNFMKEDSAVDKRLSLGGNGRDFTSESRLPDFIKKENTVPEENDDISLGEGRSQEKVVITSPVTPEGTNLSQTTLLTFDINERQDSPDANWHDYWSSLVNSVKTDASGNSLKRGCGSEYNPNASEEKSPEQQSESEKTATHEREDKSLLFVEAVHLPEEECPKSCELLNPNAEDIALSSPACNMTEEVSLVDVHGSLLLYSENNAVMQNKRDESWEHTFAKRTEWELEGKAMHEITSKGNAAFEGKTPAHKAEFEHQDSKEQAGIAECDSLEKTNIQADTSSSESKKHSLISDDDAVSVPVTAAEPSNVEAMKESNETGHKEYKTEMKSQADDTTLAQKPQSTLDSLQQEQVTEKNDQSMKEDYSDSPPLSSEDTGSQQLKFIFGDLHDSCIRQHNYPPMSDDGEASLETLPSKDVDVQKKADLLISSLPVEQKESSNLCNNQQQSSNTELKTLETDHLKTATGSDEEEPNGTCPQREHSLELSKPSDHQEQCGSEVEVIGNILPKPQTVFCGQETKPNNPTTVADKNALLPSILESMGDAVQDSNFQALIDAKAENSPLKCSLSSKLKQEDSNYLISDSLHEEAGFHDVFAKECTLNRQTGGLCGVADSPNRSNISAAECIPGTEKTVPASVVPQTLLMDFKITCAEDDSKSSRNDLDLPSRTTELAEKTSDIEIKEGMSLVDEIIMKDDEHGKTSFERDVTFITAQEYPPVLSESTSNNTLYRTDSIQKTEFPPDGSQAQLTDLSTLALPCDQHTGVSQQPTNCMNDGIVCELQRDELEVTACQHVVDTSSDLQVSAAAAASPLCLEDTSTEKSTADQMNPEVLDSDNIPSKAVSESGKEYVLPNQGFHSEETVQDSVEMGQFEGSLSPFNLKKLQTEIAAIKTKGANSDENIKAQQCDSSGESHVSFSSLEERLLSLSSLGKQAGCNEGIATNITCTDDKHSEIVKNTGNAEKSKFVFVDNVSIPKMETDIPKQHAETSEKECNFPTSRAFGMGFFDFREHISKIFEKTVRSALTAELPHPSAENNAGGRDSPVVKEIPDFMQVLEAVDGSNENEERDSNHKTEGFTLPLGSGIFNRATQEKIVQEEKPVTSIHEYCLSDTFPEMISIKECLSDKSQMKLHSKVNSSSSSKMKVEESECVCVINSGNQMSLETPELQPAHSWSPETLNLTPASDNELSIMIIAASEDVPKTEFDSTTAAEESNLISPGNAEPGLSKEQLIHFENQCHFPMPSGDKDNKEGVNLTALPALPSLLDDICEPKVQTEQPRMLPGENLLDKNALQDEAVVLDTLGSTKCLQMSVEAQVQKQGQGTAIHGLIDYLKNEVSPDDYSPGDCKPEPSRVSKGCVEEANDTMLSTEETEAHISVDTPKTGITRTLFTDDGDSSRQSIECDQGTDAKKHSEAVQGMEQDVCLMSTDTEVSSAAQCREEKLAHEKFLQDEQGKESATLFNDPKQILSSELQNMSTEGLSEESNFPEFCNSLLVVPEKDAIFVAAKDISDEARDDIRVESSSAHDDIIKLVPDVDSSKELLTTAHSDEHVSTLDSAELTATSVSQPASYQETNNTTTSVPDQRSLIPEPTIDVEKPVQESGRLTEETKRSSDSEEAFETPESTTPVKAAPPLPQLPPEVAVFDIEEQEIRPPLPSEDTGFCSDSVSITDVSHSESIEESPFHPPPHSFSTVFDEDKPIASSGTYNLDFDNIETVDALQAVDPSSLDTRSRDSKAHVRRKSTDSVPISRSTLSRSLSLQAGDFDGASFLGNTETTGSATDTFSTGSSSASSTLKRTKKPRPASLKKKQLAKKSLDVPPVQEPEPTDSKQDSADSSGEKVSEDRGEPTESECTEASQTASEKEEPSAVSAATYPFEPNNFEEISDFSAGESKVQNSPPASKKVLSLTTAPEAVEVTPSDTGGQEDPPVKGLAVRLEFDYSEEKGSGEEQQESSPLPKKVGKKPGAKMPLRRPKTKKTVEKLDNAPTTPTKAPADPNEIPVPKGSYTFDIDKWDDPNFNPFSSTSKIQESPKLPQQTATTYTIDPDICEDSIDPFKPSSKVASSPTKSPASFEIPANASEINGTEGDILNKPVKKKKTPLKTDTFRVKKSPKRSPLSDAPSQESTPLPTAETPSVVSTVVHATDEEKLASSVGNQKWTCMTVDLDSDKQDYPQPSDLSTFVNETKFSSPTEELEYGNSYEIEYMEKIGSSIPQDNDAQTKQSLYLMFDAQQESPVKSPPVRLSDSTTPYSGSSLEETEAQLSSEMKLQHPALRSLTANQETSIQLPDKPKPKELEPMNLKTSSNSIDITTPEDPFVSADALLSRISHPPSMCDQLQYLEPDLAEKNPPIFAQKLQEELEFAAMRIEALKLARQITLSSFSSLDTERDLAASAEVSISKSALYSRISSSDGENTSGLLYQQQDLDSALRIAREEIVAKEREVSEWKEKYEESRREVMEMRKIVSEYEKTIAQMIEDEQREKSMSHHTVQQLIIEKEQALADLNSVEKSLADLFRRYEKMKEVLEGFRKNEEVLKKCAQEYLSRVKKEEQRYQALKIHAEEKLDRANAEIAQVRGKAQQEQAAYQASLRKEQLKVDALERTLEQKNKEIEELTKICDELIAKMGKS